CGCATCGCCGCAGCGCTACACCACGCGAGGACCGTGTCGAGACGCGCGGAAAGGCTCGCGTGGGCACTTTTCGAACGCGAACCAGTGAACGAGCACGCGTTGGTCTATTTGAACCGACTGTCGGACTACCTCTTCCTGCTCGCCAGGCGCGCGAACCTGGACGCGAAGGTCGCCGATGTGGAGATGGAGCACGAGAAACCCTGAGATTCTCCAGATGAAACGTTTCCTCTTGATTACTCTCGGCATAGCCAATTCTTAATAGGTATTGCCCTCAATCAGGAGTCCACCGAGGTAAGCAGTTGACCACACGCAATCTCGTCATCATCGGCTCCGGCCCCGCCGGCCTCACGGCGGCCATATACGCAGGCAGAGCAAACCTTGAACCACTTGTCGCCTGCGGCTCGACCGCCGGTGGCCAGCTCATGCTCACTACCGACGTGGAGAACTATCCGGGTTTTCCTGAAGGGATACTCGGGCCTGAGATGATGGACAAGTTCCGAAAGCAGGCGGCGCGGTTCGGAGCCGAGTTCGTCGACGAAGACATCACAAAAGTCGACTTCTCGAAGAGGCCTTTCAAGTTGTGGCTCGGTGACAAGGAGATCCAATCCAAGTCGGTGATCATAGCGACTGGTGCATCTGCGATATGGCTTGGCATCGAGAGCGAGACGAAGCTCCGCGGTCACGGCGTCTCCTCGTGCGCTACGTGCGATGGTTTCTTCTTCAAGAACAAGGAGGTCGTCGTCGTCGGGGGCGGCGACACTGCGATGGAGGAGGCGAACTTCCTTTCAAGGATCTGCAGCAAGGTCACGGTCGTCCACCGGCGCCAGGAGTTCCGGGCGTCGAAGATCATGCTCGAACGGGCGCAGGCGAACAAGAAGATCGCGTGGGTGCTCGACTCCGTCGTCGAGGAGGTCGTGGGGAAGGACAAGGTGGAGGCGGTCCGCGTGAAGAACGTGAAGACC
The Euryarchaeota archaeon DNA segment above includes these coding regions:
- the trxB gene encoding thioredoxin-disulfide reductase encodes the protein MTTRNLVIIGSGPAGLTAAIYAGRANLEPLVACGSTAGGQLMLTTDVENYPGFPEGILGPEMMDKFRKQAARFGAEFVDEDITKVDFSKRPFKLWLGDKEIQSKSVIIATGASAIWLGIESETKLRGHGVSSCATCDGFFFKNKEVVVVGGGDTAMEEANFLSRICSKVTVVHRRQEFRASKIMLERAQANKKIAWVLDSVVEEVVGKDKVEAVRVKNVKTGKKTDVPSSALFVAIGHTPNTDVFKGQIEMDDKGYIVVKKHTLTNVDGVFSAGDVDDHRYRQAVTAAGEGCKAAIDAERWLEANGHHG